The genomic stretch TCCAGGAGCTTGGTAGAGTTGAAGATGCAACATTTTCATTGTACGAAAGCGTATGTAAGTACTATTCTGAAAGGGCGAGGCTCTCATcgaaaataatcaaatatcCCAACGTTGAGGATTATGTGGAAGCAGTCAGAGAATTAGATGAGAGATATTGGGTCTCATTGCGTTGCTCGATAGCTGATATGAGAAACAACTATGCATGGCTACACGACCTTTTAACTAAAAATTGGGAAAAGCTGAGTAAGCCTCGTAATTCGGAAGGTGCGAGTATGGTTTATTAGAACtatttacaaataattcGTGTTTGACGTTTCTGCATTATAATTAGTATTTCAGCATTCCTATATAGGATTTATCtagataaatttttttcaatttttttaaaaactttGTACGCCATTAAGCGTCTTCTGTCGAATTGTGAATTTTATAGTATTTAGCGAGAATAATTATTGCATTCGAAgacaaaataatattcataaTAAATCACGAATAACTACATAAATATAAGCAATAAACTATTTATTCGATTTCTAACACATACACTGattccatttttattatttcttttttatagCAATGGCAACTGATAAATTTAAGTTGTTTGCTGACTTCTTGAAAGACAAACCAAGTTTAAAACACGAAATGCCACTATCTTATAATCCATCAGAAGTGGAGTCGCATTGGGACGCTATTTGGTGtgaatcaaaaatatatctCCCAAATTTTGAAAGGGCAAGCAATCTAccttttgaaaataaatttgttatTGCCCTTCCTCCCCCTAATGTTACGGGAAGGCTTCATTTGGGTCATACACTTACTGCAGCAATTCAAGATAGTTTATGCCGTTATAATAGATTAATAGGCAAAGAAGTGCTTTGGATTCCAGGCACAGATCATGCCGGCATAGCAACTCAAACTGTCGTAGAGAGAATTATTCATCAAACAGATAACGTCACTAGACATGATTTAGGAAGAGACaattttcttaaaaaagTTTGGGAGTGGAAAGAAAAACATGGATCTGCTATCTGTTCTCAATTTCGTAGACTTGGATGCTCGCTGGATTGGTCAAGAGAATTTTTTACCTTGGATGAAAACATGTCTAAAGCAGTGAATAATGCGTTTATTCAATTGTTTAATCAAGGGTatatttttagaaaaaCTAGACTTGTATCTTGGTGTTCATATCTCCGCACAGCCTTATCAGATATAGAGGTTGATCTATTAGAAGTTAACAAGCCTTCAAGAATTAGGATTCCAGGTTATGAAAAAACTGTCGAAGTTGGAGTTCTATGGCATTTTTCTTATCCATTAGAACAGCATGGCCAAACACATGAATGGCACTTCATGCCAGAAAACATTactaatattgaaaaaataacaGTTGCTACAACCAGAATTGAGACTATGTTGGGGGATGTCGCCATTGCAGTAAACCCAAAAGACAATAGATATAAATCTCTAATAGGGAAATATTGCTTACATCCATTTATCAAGGATCGTAAGATTATTATCATTGCAGATGAACACGTAGATCCAGAATTTGGAACTGGTTGTGTAAAGATTACCCCTGCCCACGATAAAAACGATTTTGAAATTGCATCTAGATATAATGAAAAGCATAAAAGCGAGccattatttgaaaaactCAAGTTCATTTCAGTATTCACTAATGACGGAAATATTGGCCCTGGTTTCGGAATTTTTTCTGGAATACACCGTTTCAAATGCAGAGAATTGgttgaaaaagaattagaaaaaattaaactACTAGTTGAAAAAACTCCTAATTCAAAAGCAATGCAGATTCCGATTTGCTCAAGGTCAAATGATATAGTTGAATTATTCCTTATTCCCCAATGGTGGATGAACTGCAAACCATTTGCTGAAAAGGCATGCAAAGCTGTGAAGAATCATGAACTCCAAATCGAGCCCAAATTTCATGAACAAACATGGTTTTATTGGCTGGAAAATATACAAGATTGGTGTATTTCTAGGCAACTTTGGTGGGGGCACAGAATACCTGCATACAAGATTATTTCaagtaaattaaattcaacAGAAGAAATTTGGGTCGCTGCCAAAGATGAGGAGACAGCGATTAAAGAAgcaattcaaaaatatggTTTAAGTGAATGTGACTTTCATGTTGAGAGAGATAGCGATGTTCTTGATACATGGTTTTCATCTGGTTTAATACCATTTTCCCCTCTTGGGTGGCCAGATGAAGTTAACCAAAAAACTAAACTGAATGATCTTTCCACATTTTTTCCAACAACTCTTTTAGAAACTGGATCAgatatattattcttttggGTTGCGCGAATGGTCATGTTGAGTTTTGCTTGTACTGATAAATTACCTTTCAAAACTATTTATTTACATGCAATGGTACGCGATTCACAAGGAAGAAAGATGTCAAAATCACTTGGAAATGTAATTGATCCAATTGAGATCATCGAAGGTATTTCTCttgatgatttaaataaaaagctTGATCAAGGAAATCTCCCTCttcaagaaataaaaaaatcaaaggAGAATAACCTTAAAGACTTCCCTGATGGAATTCCTGAATGTGGTGCAGATGCGCTTAGAATTGGTCTACTAGCTTACACAAAGCAAGGAAGGAACATTAACCTAGATACAAAACGTGTAGTTGCATATAGACATTTTTGCAATAAACTATGGAATGCTTGTAAATTTGCATTTGGTAACATTGAAAACGTTGCAAATCATATGAAACAAAACTTCGAAGCGATAACGATTAACGAACTATTCTCAAACCATAGTGAAGACTTATTGTGGGaagattattatattctttatcGATTGATGGTCTGCATTAATTGTGTTAAGGAGTCATTCGATAATTTCTTGTTCTCAGATGTTGTAACAGCAACTTACAATTTTTGGCTTTATGAGCTCTGTGATGTATATCTTGAACTCATTAAGAGTAggtttaaaaatattgaatcgTCATTTCGATATGCATACACAGCAGCACAAGTTTTATCTATTTGTATTGAGTACGGATTAGTGCTTTTACACCCCTTAACTCCATTTGTTACAGAAGAACTATATCAAAGATTTAAACAAGTA from Cryptosporidium parvum Iowa II chromosome 8, whole genome shotgun sequence encodes the following:
- a CDS encoding valyl-tRNA synthetase translates to MATDKFKLFADFLKDKPSLKHEMPLSYNPSEVESHWDAIWCESKIYLPNFERASNLPFENKFVIALPPPNVTGRLHLGHTLTAAIQDSLCRYNRLIGKEVLWIPGTDHAGIATQTVVERIIHQTDNVTRHDLGRDNFLKKVWEWKEKHGSAICSQFRRLGCSLDWSREFFTLDENMSKAVNNAFIQLFNQGYIFRKTRLVSWCSYLRTALSDIEVDLLEVNKPSRIRIPGYEKTVEVGVLWHFSYPLEQHGQTHEWHFMPENITNIEKITVATTRIETMLGDVAIAVNPKDNRYKSLIGKYCLHPFIKDRKIIIIADEHVDPEFGTGCVKITPAHDKNDFEIASRYNEKHKSEPLFEKLKFISVFTNDGNIGPGFGIFSGIHRFKCRELVEKELEKIKLLVEKTPNSKAMQIPICSRSNDIVELFLIPQWWMNCKPFAEKACKAVKNHELQIEPKFHEQTWFYWLENIQDWCISRQLWWGHRIPAYKIISSKLNSTEEIWVAAKDEETAIKEAIQKYGLSECDFHVERDSDVLDTWFSSGLIPFSPLGWPDEVNQKTKLNDLSTFFPTTLLETGSDILFFWVARMVMLSFACTDKLPFKTIYLHAMVRDSQGRKMSKSLGNVIDPIEIIEGISLDDLNKKLDQGNLPLQEIKKSKENNLKDFPDGIPECGADALRIGLLAYTKQGRNINLDTKRVVAYRHFCNKLWNACKFAFGNIENVANHMKQNFEAITINELFSNHSEDLLWEDYYILYRLMVCINCVKESFDNFLFSDVVTATYNFWLYELCDVYLELIKSRFKNIESSFRYAYTAAQVLSICIEYGLVLLHPLTPFVTEELYQRFKQVTRSSIISSISTSEFPQIFVHNGLISSRDHEFKKMMNIVTKIRSLTAILGISNKDKINIKVHVVYNGTDLEYIDLISNVAAAFVTKLSQIGGTMVLLNPSIDEIDELKKNCLLDIVDEKTVYYLKPPEFVDLSIALKKIEKQIDSNVKSLESYNKKKSSSSYDKVPESVKKLNDEKIDQLVSTIDALRVAHSNIESLINQ